In Numenius arquata chromosome 20, bNumArq3.hap1.1, whole genome shotgun sequence, the following proteins share a genomic window:
- the DFFA gene encoding DNA fragmentation factor subunit alpha, with the protein MAAPLKRCLLRRRDGREQHGVAASCLRELRDKASSILAIDKAREPITLVLAEDGTIVDDEDYFLCLPANTKFVALAKNEKWSSKSLDSGTARLSESGDEVDSAVEKWKQLARQLKDDLSNIILMSEEDLQVLIDVPRSDLAEELAQSQTKVQVLQDTLQQVLDRREEERQSRQLLELYLEALKNEDSILSKVAESETVPRAEMDVVDTGTSRTGPSAQAALSDQILAALKEKPAPELCLDSQDLELVLKEDTQALASALRWDKQKAEALQQACDQELSKRLQQVQTLHSLRSTSKGKKTLPWGDYPGLSSKRKK; encoded by the exons atGGCGGCGCCGCTGAAGCGCTGCCTGCTgcggcggcgggacgggcggGAGCAGCACGGCGTGGCCGCCTCCTGCCTGCGGGAGCTGCGCGACAAGG ccaGTAGCATTCTGGCTATCGACAAGGCCAGGGAGCCCATCACCTTGGTACTGGCAGAAGATGGCACCATTGTGGATGATGAAGATTACTTCTTGTGCCTGCCGGCCAACACCAAGTTTGTGGCACTGGCCAAGAATGAGAAATGGTCCAGCAAAAGCTTAG ACAGCGGAACAGCCCGGCTCTCGGAGTCTGGGGATGAAGTGGACAGTGCTGTAGAGAAGTGGAAGCAGCTGGCCAGGCAACTGAAGGATGACCTGTCTAATATCATCTTGATGTCTGAAGAAGACCTCCAG GTGCTTATTGATGTTCCACGTTCAGACCTGGCGGAAGAACTTGCCCAAAGTCAAACCAAAGTCCAAGTGTTGCAGGACACTCTGCAGCAGGTGCTGGACAGACGGGAAGAAGAACGTCAGTCAAGACAGCTCCTGGAACTCTACCTGGAGGCCTTGAAAAATGAAGACAGTATCTTAAGCAAAGTAGCAG aatcTGAGACCGTACCAAGAGCGGAGATGGACGTGGTTGACACAGGTACCAGCAGGACAGGCCCTTCGGCCCAAGCAGCACTCAGTGACCAGATCCTTGCTGCTCTGAAAGAGAAACCTGCTCCAGAGCTCTGCTTGGACAGTCAAGATCTAGAG CTGGTCTTGAAAGAAGACACACAAGCCCTGGCCTCGGCACTAAGATGGGACAAGCAGAAGGCTGAAGCTCTGCAGCAAGCCTGTGATCAGGAGCTCTCCAAGCGCCTACAACAAGTCCAGACTTTGCATTCCCTAAGGAGCACGTCAAAGGGGAAGAAAACGCTACCCTGGGGAGATTACCCTGGGCTTAGTTCAAAACGCAAAAAATAA